In one window of Patescibacteria group bacterium DNA:
- a CDS encoding serine hydrolase produces MKQNSFYYFLGLGFLIVFFLAGILYFSFRNFSSQEAVSPAVSSELEDYPKTTYLPVKFSPAPGEVLARPDLKAKAGLLFDLNASQSVFEKNSEEKLPIASLTKLMTALVVLENFSGQRDDRFFILDDDLKIENSYTDLKPGDNFSFDELLHLMLIRSDNVAAFVLAKTVAGDESSFVLRMNQKARFLGMENTLFYDSAGLENNISTASDLRILAKEILSSYPEIFSISKINELTIVSPNKKTFEIKNTNVLIGKIPGLVGSKTGFTPEALGSLLVVFDYNQKTLVSVVLGSEDRFGDSSALISWYWQLKSDNIN; encoded by the coding sequence ATGAAGCAGAATAGTTTTTATTATTTCTTGGGACTTGGTTTTTTAATTGTCTTTTTTCTGGCAGGAATTTTATATTTTAGTTTTAGAAATTTTTCCAGCCAAGAAGCGGTTAGCCCGGCAGTTAGTTCAGAATTAGAAGATTATCCTAAAACTACTTATCTGCCGGTTAAATTTTCTCCGGCCCCGGGTGAGGTTTTAGCTAGACCGGATTTAAAAGCTAAAGCCGGTTTACTTTTTGACTTAAATGCCAGCCAGTCTGTTTTTGAAAAAAATTCTGAAGAAAAACTGCCGATTGCTTCTTTGACTAAGCTGATGACTGCCTTGGTGGTTTTGGAAAATTTTTCCGGTCAGCGAGATGACCGATTTTTTATTTTGGATGATGATTTAAAAATAGAGAACTCCTATACAGATTTAAAGCCCGGAGATAACTTCAGTTTTGACGAACTTTTGCATTTAATGCTGATTCGTTCAGATAATGTGGCCGCTTTTGTTTTGGCTAAGACAGTTGCCGGAGATGAATCTTCATTTGTTTTAAGAATGAACCAAAAGGCCCGGTTTTTAGGAATGGAAAACACTCTTTTTTATGATTCTGCCGGTTTAGAAAATAATATCTCGACAGCTTCAGATTTGCGAATCTTAGCTAAAGAGATTTTAAGCTCCTATCCGGAAATTTTTTCTATTTCAAAGATTAATGAACTGACCATTGTCAGTCCGAATAAGAAAACCTTTGAAATAAAGAACACCAATGTTTTGATAGGTAAAATCCCCGGGCTGGTTGGTTCCAAAACCGGTTTTACTCCCGAAGCCCTGGGCAGCTTGTTAGTGGTTTTTGATTATAATCAAAAAACTTTAGTCAGCGTGGTTTTGGGGTCAGAAGACAGGTTTGGCGACAGCTCGGCTTTAATCAGTTGGTACTGGCAACTGAAGTCTGATAACATTAATTAG
- a CDS encoding SMC-Scp complex subunit ScpB: protein MEVEKEQGIRAVLEAMLFAYGEPLAIKKIAQVLFLPGDQIEQLLDQLETELNQNPDRGVYLIRNGDQIQLGTKPEHYPVLAELLRQDFQEELTPASLEVLTIILYRSPISRAEIDFIRGVNSTYILRMLLIRGLIEREINPKNRLAFLYRPSFELLKFLGVSNPKRLPDFDKLNQKMTELIIREQENQKHEAE, encoded by the coding sequence ATGGAAGTTGAAAAAGAGCAGGGAATCAGGGCGGTTTTGGAAGCAATGCTTTTTGCTTATGGCGAACCATTGGCAATCAAAAAAATTGCTCAAGTTTTGTTTCTCCCCGGGGACCAGATTGAACAATTGCTTGATCAATTAGAAACAGAATTAAACCAGAATCCAGATCGGGGGGTTTATCTTATCAGAAACGGAGATCAAATTCAGCTCGGAACCAAACCAGAGCATTATCCGGTTTTAGCAGAGCTGTTAAGACAGGATTTCCAAGAAGAGTTGACCCCGGCCAGTTTAGAGGTTCTGACCATAATTTTGTATCGCAGTCCAATTTCTCGGGCCGAGATAGATTTTATCCGCGGGGTTAACTCAACCTATATTTTAAGAATGCTTCTAATCCGTGGTTTGATTGAACGAGAGATTAACCCGAAAAACCGATTGGCTTTTTTATACCGGCCGAGTTTTGAGCTATTAAAGTTTTTAGGCGTTAGCAATCCCAAGCGCCTGCCTGATTTTGATAAACTTAATCAAAAAATGACCGAGCTGATAATTAGAGAGCAAGAAAATCAAAAGCATGAAGCAGAATAG
- a CDS encoding ScpA family protein — MIQLKLDKFEGPLSLLLELIEQNQLDITQVSLAQVTDQYLNLVESENLPLFQLADFLVVASRLLLIKSKVLLPFLDLTEEEEQEAKELELALKEYQRYKEQTKKINQLFQAKNLILSRQLWQGRQAGFSPPQELNLNELEAAFISLLNSLEKFILPKQTGYLEKAISVEEKIQQILKKVENQAVLSFNSLVSGQPKKIDLIINFLALLFLFRQKIVFLEQKTRFKEIKISKLNHNGS, encoded by the coding sequence TCATTGCTTTTGGAGCTGATTGAGCAGAATCAGCTTGATATTACCCAGGTATCTTTAGCCCAGGTGACTGACCAGTATCTGAATCTGGTTGAGTCTGAAAACCTGCCATTGTTTCAGCTGGCAGATTTTTTAGTCGTCGCTTCCCGGTTGCTTCTAATTAAATCAAAAGTGCTTTTGCCGTTTCTGGACTTGACTGAGGAAGAAGAGCAAGAAGCAAAAGAGCTTGAACTGGCTTTAAAAGAATACCAGCGTTATAAAGAGCAGACAAAAAAAATCAATCAATTGTTTCAGGCAAAAAACCTAATTCTTAGCCGTCAGCTTTGGCAAGGCAGGCAAGCCGGTTTTTCCCCGCCCCAAGAATTAAACCTCAATGAATTAGAAGCCGCGTTCATTTCTTTGCTTAATTCGCTGGAAAAATTTATTCTGCCCAAACAAACCGGTTATCTGGAAAAAGCGATTTCGGTTGAAGAAAAGATTCAGCAGATTCTTAAAAAAGTTGAAAATCAGGCAGTTTTGTCTTTTAATAGCTTAGTTTCCGGGCAGCCAAAGAAAATTGACTTAATTATTAATTTCTTGGCTTTGCTTTTTCTTTTTCGCCAGAAGATTGTTTTTTTGGAGCAGAAAACCCGGTTTAAGGAAATTAAAATAAGCAAGCTTAATCATAATGGAAGTTGA